The following are from one region of the Hymenobacter sp. YIM 151858-1 genome:
- the thiL gene encoding thiamine-phosphate kinase produces the protein MSEQVTPLNQVGEIGLIRLIQDTITLHQPSTVLGIGDDAAIIAPPAEHEVVVSTDLLVEGVHFDLMFCPLKHLGYKAVAVNVSDIAAMNALPTQITVSLALPARFSVEAVQEFYEGVRLASEAYRVDVIGGDTTASRAGLVISVTAMGTVARGKAVRRSGAKVNDLLCVTGDLGGAYLGLQILEREKQAYLADPETQPNLAPYDYVVQRQLRPEARMDVVHMLHEMEVVPTSMIDISDGLASEIMHLCAASGVGATIFSDRLPADQQVYDVADEFRLDPVMCVLNGGEDYELLFTVPLADFDKLKNHPDITIIGKITEASEGAILATKGGNAVPLRAQGWSHFGKQQ, from the coding sequence ATGTCAGAACAAGTCACCCCGCTTAATCAAGTCGGCGAAATCGGCCTGATTCGCCTGATCCAGGATACCATCACGCTGCACCAGCCCAGCACGGTGCTCGGCATCGGCGACGATGCCGCCATTATTGCGCCGCCCGCCGAGCACGAGGTGGTCGTCAGCACCGATTTGCTGGTGGAGGGCGTCCACTTCGACCTGATGTTCTGCCCCCTGAAGCACCTAGGCTACAAGGCCGTGGCCGTGAACGTATCGGACATTGCGGCCATGAATGCGCTGCCCACCCAGATTACCGTGAGCCTGGCCTTGCCGGCGCGCTTTTCGGTGGAAGCCGTGCAAGAGTTTTACGAAGGCGTGCGCCTGGCCTCGGAGGCGTACCGCGTCGATGTAATCGGCGGGGATACCACGGCCTCGCGCGCGGGCTTGGTTATTTCGGTAACCGCCATGGGCACCGTAGCCCGCGGCAAAGCCGTGCGCCGCAGCGGGGCCAAGGTAAACGACCTGCTTTGCGTAACCGGCGACCTGGGCGGCGCCTACCTCGGCCTGCAAATTCTGGAGCGCGAAAAACAAGCTTACCTCGCCGACCCCGAAACTCAACCCAACCTGGCGCCCTACGACTACGTGGTGCAGCGCCAGCTGCGCCCCGAAGCCCGCATGGATGTGGTGCACATGCTGCACGAGATGGAGGTGGTGCCCACCAGCATGATTGATATTTCCGACGGGCTGGCATCCGAAATAATGCACCTGTGCGCGGCCTCGGGCGTGGGCGCCACCATCTTCTCCGACCGCCTGCCTGCCGACCAGCAGGTGTACGACGTTGCCGACGAGTTCCGCCTCGACCCAGTGATGTGCGTACTCAACGGCGGCGAAGACTACGAGCTGCTTTTCACCGTACCGCTCGCCGATTTCGACAAGCTCAAGAACCACCCCGACATCACCATCATCGGCAAAATAACGGAGGCTTCGGAAGGCGCTATTCTGGCCACCAAGGGCGGCAACGCCGTGCCGCTGCGGGCGCAGGGCTGGTCGCACTTCGGCAAGCAGCAGTAA